Below is a genomic region from Hoplias malabaricus isolate fHopMal1 unplaced genomic scaffold, fHopMal1.hap1 scaffold_41, whole genome shotgun sequence.
ttacattaaatatgaaTCTAACAAAtctaaaagcaaaaaaaaaaaaaataattaaattacaaaaaataaagagaaattgtAATACAGGTCAAAAAAAAGAACAAGtcaaaaaagaacattcactaACTTTCTGCCAAAGAATCAGAGAACATGTATACAGTTTGCCCTTTATGTTTTATGGTGACTAATAAATATCTCAATGTTTTGAATGAGAAAGCTACCTCACCTAGGTTTACCTTTTTAAAACAGTTACTGATCATGCAACACATTGCATCTTTGTCTGGCATGGTCACATGATAGTTTTAGCCAGTTAAGGCGGCAGGCatggaaatacataaaaaaaaaaaaaactgatgatGGTGATCCTTCTTTACAATTCACAAGAGGCAACAACACGTAAATACTTACTGTCAACTGCCCACTGTTTTACATCAGTGACCCACTGCTGTAGTTCCTCATCGGATTTTCCTGTGCTTTTCTTTATAGCCTCAATGTCCTCTTTGACCTCCTTACTTGTTTGTAAAATCTCAAAAGTATAATAAATTGAAAGTTAAACAAACCTTTGGCAATACTATTATTAGGTATGAAAATCATTAGCAGACTTAAGTcagtttgaaataaataaaatctttcaCAGTTACCTTCACATAGCGTTTATACAAGTACTTGTGCAGGTTTCTTTTCTTTCGCTCATTCCATCCCCTGGCATGCAAAGTGATCATGTCTACCCGTGCTGTGATGATGAAAGAATAAAAGTGCTGCTCAACTATAAGCAAGTCACTAAGTATGAGTAAAGAAACAACCAAGCAGTTTATAATGCCAAAAACTGAGCACAATACATGAGAACTGTAAATAAAGGTTCTCTTACCAGCCTTACTCATGTACTTCGTAGTTAGAGCCACTCGTGACAAAAAGCTGTTAACTTGTTCAACTTCTTCACCTAGGGTAGTACCTGCCCCTGTTTGATTTTTGCCACCCCACTGAACCTATAGAATATACATCAGATGTCAAGAATATAAATATCGAGtttaacaacaacatcaacatgtCAAAGAACTTACCTGTTAGTTGAGGAATATACAATTACCTCACATTTTGTAGAGTGCCCCTTTGCATGCATAACCGAGAGAAAAGGCTTCATCTGAGTCAAGATTTTTAATTCTGGGAACACATGAGCCACCTTTTGCAGATAGGGCCAATACCGACACATTATGTCAGTGCAGAAGAAATGGCAATTTGTTTTAGCTGCAAGTTCTTTTTGCAAAAACAGAGGGTAAGCAAATATTTCCCCCCTAAACATGTTCAGACCTCTAAGCAATATACAGTGTCTGCAAACTGCGACCTCTAGGCCCTCTTCATCGcattttgtgtttgtctttttagAGGTCTCCCTAGCTGCAGCCCATGTTGACTTTCCACAGATGCCTTTTCCATGTACCTGTAACACAATGTCAATGTAAGATATGTATGCAAATACTGATTTACTGTGTACAGTCCAAAGACATTTCTTACCGCCTTGGTCTTCTCACGAATACAGTCAACAAAAGTTGCTACAGCCAGAAAATCACCATCAAAAAATGGTTGCTCCTCTACCCtacataaagaaaatattttaatgctaCAAGAGACAGTCAcaagttctatacagtgaaaaTGTTCTCAATTATAATATACCCCTTTGTTTTGCTGAAACAATATAGTTTTCTGTTTCCATCAGCAGACACAGCAACTGTATCTGGGGTGCAAGCTGGGCAAGAGAAGTGGTCAATTCCACagagtttttctttttcatgacGACAGTATGTCCATTCAAGAAAAGCTTTTTGGAAGACATCACCACATATGTTGCCACTCTGGAATTaggaaaataatgaaacatGGTTACATGCCAAACTGCAGACAGGACAATTGCAGTGGACATACAGCCTTCCAACAGTCTTACCCTTCCAAATAGTTGTGAGCGCTGTTGTAACATTTTTACAAATGCTTGTCTTGAAAGCCCAGGTGAAGTGATCTTTAGTTCCTCAAAAGACCTGAAAAGGTCTACCTGGTATACAGTTTGAAACGCAACTGTTCCTGGCCAGTAACCACTAAAAAGCAGATCCCGTACCTCAGGTGTCCATGACACAAGACATGTTCTGCAATTCACTACAGGCAGAAAGAGATCATAGCGACCTGTacacaattaaaaagaaaacaaaatacaggACATACACAGTGATTATCAACACATACTGTATGTCAGCAGGTTAACCtaatatacaataaaaatactcTGAGTTTCACATACCATTAATACAGATGAGTACAACTGGTCGTCCAGTATCAATGGACAGGTTGTGAGTGTCACAATCACAGATTCTGTCTGGTTGTGTAATTGCCATCAAACACGCTATCAGAACGGAATAATATATTGACTACAAAAATGGGAAAATATGAACATGCTTTTAATTTTTAAGTAGTTCTTACCTTGTTCAAATAGGACATTTTGTCCACTGATGTCTTGCACAGCAGTTGATGGCGGGAGAGTTTTATAGAACCCATCAACAAAAGTCTCTCTGTTGTGAAAGACAAGATATTTGTGTGTGGAAATATCCCAATTTCCACAGAAACTGGATTTTGGCAAACACTCCTTGCATCTGATCACTGCTTCTTTTGATTTACAGTGATCACAATACCCATGATGTACATGACCTGAAGCTAGCAAACTGTCAAGGAGTTTAGGTCTTGCTTCCCGCCAGCGATCTTCAGACAAAGTTTGCCTTAATGCCCAATTGTGAGATGCTGTGGATCTGGGTTCTGCAACATCACAGTCCAGTGTATCCTGGAGTAGTTGTAGTTGTAAAtcttgcaaaaataaataaaattaattaataaacattcAGCAATTCCTTACATTATGAGCTTGTTCATTGAGAACAGACAGtcctatttaattttaaaaaagacattATTTCTCGAGTGCAAACAGAAAGTAACTAATTCAGTGGAACTTAATGAAGACAGTGctacaataaatataaaatgacattaagtataaaaaatattcaCCTATAACTTGTTGTACATCTACATCTGCCAGGTCTTGTTTGCTAGTTGAAGGTTTAGATGTGTTTGCAGTTTCTGgaattatatgattttttttttaattcaataaaTACATTACCATTTGTACATtaccataaattaaaaatggctTACCAATCTCAAGTTCCTGTAGGTTACTTGCAAAAGCCATGGAACGTCGAGACTGATCTAGAGTAAACCAAATCCAAAAGTTTATGATTGAATGAGTTCTAAAATAATTCACAAAGAGCAAAGGAtcaaaaacatcaaaacataCCCTTCTTTTGTTTTCGCCTCTCATAGACCAAGTATccttctttatttctctttttccaGCGCACCTTTGGCTCAACATGCTTTTTTTTGGTTCAACTACTTCTTCATTCTATATTACTCATATAAACATTTAAGAGGTAGAACAATGTGGTATTTCAGAAAATAGCATTTTGCAAAAAGCACAAATACTTAATAACAGTGCTATTAAATTCctaaataattcataaataattttttgaATGCAGTAATTTCATTGTTAGTGACCCTCAAATACTTGCAAGAACAAAATTAATGATTATAACAAGGAAACAACATACTTATAAAATGTCCATGCAGAGAAGGAGTTGTGAAATACTGTTTGATGCAGTAATTATTTTCATACAAATTACCTTCATCTCTTCCAAATCAGCCATTAGTTCATCAATATCAAGTTGTAATTCCTCCTCCGTTCTGTCCTCTTGTGCAGGTTTACCAGATGATCTCTTTTCAGCCATGTTTTTACACCTGAGGGTCACaagataaattacattttaaattaaaatatttaagtagTGGATTTTATACTTCCTACTTTTATTAACTTCCTACTTGtgaacagcatttaaaaaaatactggaTTACAAAGCCTCGTTTATTTTCCAAGGGACAATAAAAATTTGTCCTCTGACACACACCTTATCTAACTAGTGGATTTGTGTGTCCGTCATCTGCCAAAACAATTAATTCTTATGACATTCTTATAACTACAGTACCGAATAGTTTGGCAGATTCATGGGATCTGTGGTTTTAATACGGATAAATATATAGAGACTACTTTACAGCAACTCTCAACACATACGGGCTCATTCACAAACAAGAGCACAAGAAACAAAGGTACAAACATGAGCAAACGTACGTACATCCACGACACGAATAGATGGACAGGCGTATATGTACACATACGCAAACAAACGCACAAGCACGCgcagacacacaaacatacacagccATAGTCTCGTTGTTACCATAGCAACCGAAGTACGCTGTTATTTTTCCACTGACGGAGCCACGATATCTTTCACATTCTTGTAACATAACAAGAGCGATGGAGTTTACAAAGTACATCGTTAcggccacagaaacacactaaCCGTTTTATTTAGCAAGCGCCAACTCATTAGCCACCAGGCTAATTTAAAAAGTCACTCATGCGATTTAAATACAAACACGCAAACAAAAGTACAAGCAGACACAggcacattttcacacatgcgCACACCGAAAGTGTCTATGAAAACGCGCAAAAAGTAAATCATGTCCACCTTACTCactaaattatgtttttaaagtattttaagtTAACGTTACATTACAAGTTACAAGTTGAGGGCAGGAAAAGTTTATGAGATGTGGTTATCAGTTATACACAACATTTAAAGAGCATAACAATAAAGCATGTGAAAATGGATAAAAACGAGTAGTTTAAAGGctgaatttaaggtggactggagggAATCGGTCCCGTGTGTAAACATACTGCTGTAACATTAACAGCGTATTTAAGTTGAACACAGCGTAGAAAAGTTCAGCACACATTTAATAATTCTTACTAATCTCATATAAATGTGTACCATTCATTACTAACGTGACAAAGTTTTACACACtcgctcactcgctcactccTGCTCCCGTTAAGCACGGTGTTGCACTGATTAACGGCCTACTTAAAACCAATCATGCGGAACTCCGTACAGCCTCAATTTTACATTTCTAAagaaatttattttttcaaaagattctgcttcttttttcctattaacttattttctttaaatggaatatgtagtttatttatttgcttataaATGTGCGacaaaagtattattattattattattattattatcattaatcaTAATAACGACAATaacaatgacaataataataataataataataataataataataataataatactaaataGACGAAGAAATGCTGCCAACACAAGCTAAGCAGGACGGTATGAAGTAGTGTCCCAAAtccaatatttaattaatgcattttaaaactcGGTTTGGccactttttaaatgtacactGAGAGCTAGATGTAAGCTGTTGGAATATTGTTAATGAATTAATGCCTGCTGAATGTGTCCCAAAAGAGATTTGGTTTCAAATACCTTTATCTCAATGCTACCTTCTAAGGCCCTACATAGGCAACAAGAGGTCAAGGCACATACCTTcaagtttcagacacagccatagACTCGTTGTTACCATAGCAACCGAAGTACGCTGTTATTTTTCCACTGACTGAGCCACGATATCTTTTACATTCTTGTAACATAACAAGAGCGATGGTGTTTACAAAGTACATCGTTAcggccacagaaacacactgacCGTTTTATTTAGCAAACGCCAACTCATTAGCCACCAGGCTACAAAACGTATCTAAAGCTACGTATATGCTCAGGTGTCGCCTGACGACAAGACACGTAATTTAAAAAGTCACTCATGcgatttaataatttaatcagTAGACAGCACGTCTCGTTCCCCGATATGTCTAGGTAAAAGGTTATGGGAACCTTTAGTTTGGTAGCAAAAAAGTGCACAATCTGCTCCATCAACCAGACTAAACGATATAGCTTCACCTACACAGATGCTACGTTACAGGAGGCAATAGTTAGTTGATTTGCTCACTCAAGAACAGACAGTCATCATGGGCGATCCCAAACTATTCtaaacattaacaaaaaatTAACAGTGACGATTAACAGCTTCAAAAATCCTAACGTCAACCAGAGTTTTAATAGAAAAACCATCACAGTTTTTCATTAGTCTGCATTTCTCTTTAGCACCCCCTGTGGAGATTTGCTTCTAAAATCGGCACCAAAATGTACCAGTCAGTACGTATTTGGTCCTCTGCAAAAAAGTGTTCAGAGGTACGTATAACCCATGAGACCAGGTTggttttaagtacacttaaatgatagacattaagttaacataacttcaaaataatagttatatttacttaactatttcaaggcaaccggattcctaaattcctttaagtaagatcaacttatcacattttacagtgcaaagaaaaacctcagcgagagcccgcaggacgtacaaaacactcagcgagagccagcagtttgcacaaaacactcagatcgcaaagctcgcaagaaaaacctcagacagatcgcacagcacgcacaagatactcagagagatcgcaaagcaaaaaaaacctcagagagagcgcacagtttgcacaaaacacacagagagatcgcaaagctgcaaaaaaacctcaaagagatcgcaaagctcgcaagaaacgcctcagagag
It encodes:
- the LOC136680145 gene encoding uncharacterized protein, whose protein sequence is MAFASNLQELEIETANTSKPSTSKQDLADVDVQQVIDLQLQLLQDTLDCDVAEPRSTASHNWALRQTLSEDRWREARPKLLDSLLASGHVHHGYCDHCKSKEAVIRCKECLPKSSFCGNWDISTHKYLVFHNRETFVDGFYKTLPPSTAVQDISGQNVLFEQACLMAITQPDRICDCDTHNLSIDTGRPVVLICINGRYDLFLPVVNCRTCLVSWTPEVRDLLFSGYWPGTVAFQTVYQVDLFRSFEELKITSPGLSRQAFVKMLQQRSQLFGRSGNICGDVFQKAFLEWTYCRHEKEKLCGIDHFSCPACTPDTVAVSADGNRKLYCFSKTKGVEEQPFFDGDFLAVATFVDCIREKTKAVHGKGICGKSTWAAARETSKKTNTKCDEEGLEVAVCRHCILLRGLNMFRGEIFAYPLFLQKELAAKTNCHFFCTDIMCRYWPYLQKVAHVFPELKILTQMKPFLSVMHAKGHSTKCEVQWGGKNQTGAGTTLGEEVEQVNSFLSRVALTTKYMSKAARVDMITLHARGWNERKKRNLHKYLYKRYVKILQTSKEVKEDIEAIKKSTGKSDEELQQWVTDVKQWAVDTPDDLSTDDPVRLQHLIESLFLGIQQKKRDLYRVTDRNKQRHKIRRRIAEDKIKLSDAISQYNDLPTSTESVDSVEDLLVSESPIWPWDSELDTSLGMKKKVFDKVMQLERLIEEEAILLREMKQHWNHLTRTCKALRDQAGVIS